A stretch of Monomorium pharaonis isolate MP-MQ-018 chromosome 7, ASM1337386v2, whole genome shotgun sequence DNA encodes these proteins:
- the LOC114253789 gene encoding uncharacterized protein LOC114253789 has product MCEKIRRFSRRKQKKEQPRRLHKSLSSSSSSSSSKKRRPHIEGVKRHTPAQTYRQEICASSDHFSGIFFGIARYNGNSVQTVIEREQRSNAAATAAMAAA; this is encoded by the exons ATGTGCGAGAAGATCCGTCGGTTCTCTAGACGAAAGCAGAAGAAGGAACAACCGCGGAGGCTTCATAaatcgttgtcgtcgtcgtcgtcgtcgtcgtcaagCAAGAAACGCAG ACCACATATAGAAGGAGTGAAAAGACACACGCCGGCACAAACCTATAGACAGGAGATATGCGCTTCTTCGGACCACTTTTCGGGAATTTTTTTTGGCATCGCACGTTATAACGGTAATTCCGTTCAGACTGTAATTGAAAGAGAGCAGCGCAGCAACGcggcagcaacagcagcaatGGCGGCGGCTTAA